In one Roseburia intestinalis L1-82 genomic region, the following are encoded:
- a CDS encoding P-loop NTPase family protein, with protein sequence MVKQKKSIVLMARVLVLALLIGVFASVPSEQTFAAANKALRSKVVFNGDKESDAAWMNNNYVMQAGYKKASKIKKNMKMSAKVYVPAAALKMNGDTVHVDAWIGLENSKNGNYVGDIRTKYTVMLIKDGKKMRVALWDPAKEKECKPGKTASYKKSGKYYVITINDMPLENVVYKDEQTSKINTKTKYNLGQGIGVIGTCSRTSGYVYVDDLKISRVTTQKITFNKKDYKWYSGWHLDKNYSLRVITIK encoded by the coding sequence ATGGTAAAACAGAAAAAAAGTATTGTGTTAATGGCAAGAGTGCTGGTGTTAGCATTGCTGATCGGTGTATTTGCATCTGTTCCGTCAGAGCAGACATTTGCAGCCGCAAATAAGGCTCTTCGTTCAAAAGTTGTATTCAATGGAGATAAAGAATCTGATGCAGCGTGGATGAATAACAATTATGTTATGCAGGCAGGTTACAAAAAAGCTTCAAAAATAAAGAAAAATATGAAAATGTCTGCAAAAGTGTATGTTCCGGCAGCAGCCTTAAAAATGAATGGAGATACCGTACATGTGGATGCGTGGATAGGTCTGGAAAATAGTAAAAACGGTAATTATGTTGGGGATATCCGTACAAAATATACGGTAATGCTGATCAAAGATGGCAAAAAAATGCGTGTCGCACTGTGGGATCCGGCGAAGGAAAAAGAGTGTAAACCTGGGAAAACAGCCAGCTATAAAAAATCCGGAAAATATTATGTGATCACGATCAATGATATGCCGCTGGAAAATGTTGTTTATAAGGATGAACAGACATCGAAAATTAACACAAAAACGAAATATAACCTAGGGCAGGGGATCGGTGTCATAGGCACCTGCTCAAGGACCAGCGGATATGTATATGTGGATGATTTAAAGATTTCAAGAGTGACTACGCAGAAGATTACATTTAATAAAAAAGACTATAAATGGTACAGTGGATGGCATTTGGATAAAAATTATTCTTTAAGGGTTATAACTATTAAATAA
- a CDS encoding alpha/beta-type small acid-soluble spore protein — MASRSSNRAAVPEAKSALDRFKYEVASEIGVPLKDGYNGDLTSRQNGSVGGYMVKKMIEAQERQMSGK, encoded by the coding sequence ATGGCAAGTCGTTCATCTAACAGAGCAGCAGTTCCTGAAGCAAAAAGTGCATTAGACCGTTTCAAATATGAGGTAGCAAGCGAGATCGGCGTACCTTTAAAGGACGGTTACAACGGTGACCTTACTTCCAGACAGAACGGTTCTGTCGGCGGTTATATGGTTAAGAAAATGATCGAGGCGCAGGAGAGACAGATGTCAGGCAAATAA
- a CDS encoding glycoside hydrolase family 88/105 protein, protein MDKIEKYIDELLEKSTPDRPIWNIEKILQGKKSTWNYIDGCMIKAILEMYAITKDEKYFSFADHFIDCKVMEDGSIKGYSVEELNIDNVNAGKTLFELYDLTGKEKYRKAIDLVYSQIQKMPRTKEGNFWHKNIYPNQVWLDGLYMCQPFYMEYETRFHDKKNYDDIFSQFFNVVKNMRDPKTGLYYHAYDSSREMFWCDKVTGLSQNFWLRASGWYSMALLDTLDKADASVGEPYEKMKQIFVELMDSMLKYQDESGMWYQVVNVGGMDRNYLETSGSSIMAYALLKGVRLGFLPESYRTYGEKAFHGICEKYLSEDENGELHLDGICLVAGLGGANRRSGTFDYYMSEPVVKDDAKGVGPFLLAYTEMKRLEM, encoded by the coding sequence ATGGATAAGATTGAAAAATACATCGATGAACTTTTAGAAAAGAGTACGCCGGATCGTCCAATCTGGAACATTGAAAAGATTTTACAGGGGAAAAAATCAACCTGGAATTACATCGATGGATGTATGATCAAGGCAATTTTAGAGATGTATGCCATCACAAAAGATGAAAAATATTTTTCATTTGCGGATCATTTTATTGACTGCAAGGTCATGGAGGATGGTTCGATCAAAGGATATTCGGTGGAAGAATTAAATATTGACAATGTAAACGCAGGTAAGACGTTGTTTGAACTTTATGACCTGACAGGAAAAGAGAAATACCGCAAGGCAATCGATCTTGTTTACAGTCAGATCCAGAAAATGCCTCGTACAAAAGAAGGAAATTTCTGGCATAAAAATATTTATCCGAATCAGGTCTGGTTAGACGGCCTTTATATGTGCCAGCCGTTTTACATGGAATATGAGACGCGTTTTCATGACAAAAAAAATTATGACGATATTTTTTCACAGTTTTTTAATGTGGTAAAGAATATGCGCGATCCAAAGACAGGACTTTATTATCACGCATATGATTCCTCAAGAGAAATGTTCTGGTGTGACAAGGTAACCGGTCTCAGCCAGAATTTCTGGCTCCGCGCATCAGGATGGTATTCCATGGCTCTGCTCGACACGTTGGACAAAGCGGATGCATCTGTCGGGGAACCATATGAGAAAATGAAACAGATTTTTGTGGAGCTGATGGACTCTATGTTAAAATATCAGGATGAGAGCGGTATGTGGTATCAGGTTGTAAATGTCGGCGGCATGGATCGCAATTATCTTGAGACAAGCGGAAGCTCGATCATGGCATATGCACTGTTAAAAGGTGTGCGCCTTGGATTCCTTCCGGAAAGTTATCGTACCTATGGCGAGAAGGCATTTCACGGTATTTGTGAGAAGTACTTATCGGAAGATGAGAATGGTGAACTTCATTTAGACGGAATCTGTCTGGTTGCAGGACTAGGCGGTGCGAACAGACGTTCCGGAACTTTTGATTATTATATGTCCGAACCGGTCGTTAAGGATGACGCAAAGGGCGTTGGTCCGTTTTTACTTGCTTATACAGAGATGAAACGATTGGAAATGTAA
- a CDS encoding Rqc2 family fibronectin-binding protein, whose translation MAFDGLVISNLVYELNQTILNAKISKIAQPENDELLFTLKGSNGQFRLAMSASASLPFLYLTETNKPSPLTAPNFCMLLRKHIANGRIIKIYQPHMERIIRFDIEHLDEMGDLCQKTLIVELMGKHSNIIFCSSDGTIIDSIKHVSSMMSSVREVLPGRAYCIPATQEDKLNPLEVTEEVFMESVMKKPVSITKAIYGSFTGISPVIANEICYRASIDGDMPVDSLDADGKKHLFHNFSWMMEDVKNHNYCPNIITRGREPIDFSCFRLSEYVHTALDQKIMQNTDHADTNAYTMTEYDSISKVLEEYYASKNIYTRIRQKSVDLRKIVSTALERNRKKYQLQQKQLKDTEKRDKYKVYGELIHTYGYDLEEGAKQLEALNYYTNENVKIPLDPTLDAKANAQKYFDKYGKLKRTYEALTDLIEETKSEIDHLESIATSLDIALTEDDLVQIKEELVEYGYIKRKRTDKKAKIKSKPFHYISSDGYHMYVGKNNYQNEELTFKFATGNDWWFHAKGMPGSHVVVKTNNETDLPDRMFEEAGKLAGYYSSGRDSDKIEIDYLQKKNVKKPNGSAPGFVVYYTNFSLTVHPDISGLTLVE comes from the coding sequence ATGGCTTTTGATGGATTAGTAATATCCAATCTTGTATATGAACTGAATCAAACAATTTTAAATGCAAAGATCAGCAAAATTGCCCAACCGGAAAACGACGAGCTTCTTTTTACCTTAAAAGGAAGTAACGGGCAGTTCCGTCTTGCCATGTCAGCGAGTGCTTCGCTGCCTTTTCTGTATCTGACAGAAACAAACAAACCAAGTCCGCTGACAGCACCAAATTTTTGTATGCTGTTACGCAAGCACATTGCAAACGGGCGGATCATAAAAATTTACCAGCCTCACATGGAACGTATCATTCGTTTTGATATCGAGCACCTCGATGAAATGGGTGATCTGTGCCAGAAAACACTGATCGTGGAACTGATGGGAAAACACAGTAACATTATTTTCTGCAGCTCCGACGGCACGATCATTGACAGCATCAAGCATGTATCCTCCATGATGAGTTCCGTGCGTGAGGTCCTTCCGGGACGGGCTTACTGCATTCCAGCCACGCAGGAGGACAAATTAAATCCGCTTGAAGTTACAGAAGAAGTTTTCATGGAATCTGTCATGAAAAAACCTGTTTCCATCACAAAGGCAATTTATGGCTCTTTTACCGGGATCAGCCCTGTGATTGCAAACGAGATCTGTTACCGTGCTTCGATCGACGGAGATATGCCGGTAGATTCGCTCGATGCAGACGGCAAGAAACACCTGTTCCATAACTTTTCATGGATGATGGAAGATGTAAAAAATCACAATTACTGCCCAAATATCATCACACGCGGCAGGGAACCGATCGATTTTTCCTGTTTTCGTCTGTCCGAATATGTGCACACTGCTCTGGATCAAAAAATTATGCAGAACACGGATCATGCTGACACGAATGCTTATACCATGACGGAATACGATTCGATATCCAAAGTTCTGGAGGAATACTATGCTTCCAAAAATATTTACACGCGCATCCGCCAGAAATCTGTCGACTTAAGAAAAATTGTGTCCACTGCGTTAGAGCGTAACCGTAAAAAATACCAGCTCCAGCAGAAACAGTTAAAAGATACAGAAAAAAGGGATAAATACAAAGTATACGGTGAACTGATCCACACCTACGGTTACGATTTAGAGGAAGGTGCAAAACAACTGGAAGCGCTTAATTACTATACGAACGAAAACGTAAAGATTCCTCTTGACCCGACCTTAGACGCCAAAGCAAATGCACAGAAATATTTCGATAAATACGGAAAATTAAAACGTACTTACGAGGCACTGACCGACCTGATTGAAGAAACGAAATCTGAGATCGACCACTTAGAGAGCATTGCCACATCTCTTGATATCGCCCTGACCGAGGACGATCTGGTACAGATCAAGGAAGAACTGGTGGAATATGGCTACATTAAGCGGAAACGCACTGACAAAAAAGCAAAGATCAAAAGTAAACCGTTCCATTATATTTCCTCAGACGGCTATCATATGTATGTCGGAAAAAATAATTATCAGAATGAAGAACTGACATTTAAATTTGCAACCGGAAACGACTGGTGGTTCCATGCCAAAGGAATGCCGGGCTCCCACGTCGTTGTGAAAACAAATAACGAGACAGATCTGCCGGACCGTATGTTTGAGGAGGCAGGAAAACTTGCCGGTTATTATTCCAGCGGCAGAGACAGTGACAAGATCGAGATCGATTATCTCCAGAAGAAAAATGTGAAAAAGCCAAACGGAAGTGCTCCGGGTTTTGTGGTATATTACACCAACTTCTCACTGACGGTACACCCGGATATCTCCGGTCTGACACTGGTGGAATAA
- a CDS encoding CPBP family intramembrane glutamic endopeptidase: MSSSKQTKFSGTKAAGVSILALCLLAFSQLLALLIGNMLVAGGMSAVTGNIFTGILYVGLVLGGVFLICKKMLKIPMADFKIGKPDLYPFWIIAAFAMPLLVILIYQLFAGTWQQSTLEAETLKQLVAGSVAYLGLATGIVEETVFRGIIMSSVEYAWNRKIAVIAPSVLFGCLHIEEGMSIPGMIQVVIAGSLVGILFSLVTCYTGTIWYSALMHGIWNCLMIGGLIHIGSAADSAVWYNYVLDTDSFLLTGGDFGVESSVISIAAYLIFAVIAFLLLQKRKEA; this comes from the coding sequence ATGAGCAGTAGTAAACAAACAAAATTTAGTGGAACAAAGGCAGCAGGCGTAAGTATTCTTGCACTTTGTCTTCTGGCATTTTCGCAGCTTTTGGCACTTCTGATCGGAAATATGCTGGTGGCAGGCGGAATGTCAGCGGTGACAGGAAATATTTTCACTGGAATTTTATATGTGGGTCTGGTACTTGGAGGAGTCTTTCTGATCTGTAAAAAAATGTTAAAAATACCAATGGCAGATTTTAAGATCGGGAAACCGGATCTGTATCCGTTTTGGATCATCGCCGCTTTTGCAATGCCACTGTTGGTGATTCTGATATACCAGTTATTTGCAGGAACGTGGCAGCAATCAACCTTAGAAGCAGAAACATTAAAACAGCTTGTTGCCGGAAGTGTTGCATATTTAGGATTGGCAACCGGAATCGTGGAAGAAACGGTATTCCGCGGAATTATTATGAGTTCGGTGGAATATGCATGGAACCGGAAAATTGCAGTGATAGCTCCATCTGTCCTGTTTGGCTGTCTGCATATTGAAGAAGGAATGAGTATTCCCGGAATGATCCAGGTAGTGATAGCAGGAAGTCTCGTTGGAATCCTGTTTTCTCTGGTGACCTGCTATACCGGAACGATCTGGTATTCTGCACTCATGCATGGAATCTGGAATTGTCTGATGATCGGAGGACTGATTCATATCGGATCTGCGGCAGATAGTGCGGTCTGGTATAATTATGTTCTTGATACCGATTCTTTTCTGTTGACAGGTGGAGATTTCGGTGTGGAATCTTCTGTTATTTCCATAGCAGCGTACCTGATTTTTGCAGTGATCGCATTTTTGTTACTGCAGAAAAGGAAAGAAGCGTAA
- a CDS encoding IS110 family RNA-guided transposase: protein MKDLLEISCGLDVHKEKIVACILTGPLGKPTHSEIREFSTLIPDMIALRDWIVSRNCHHVAMESTGIYWMPIYEILEDAFSGDITLLVVNARHMKNVPGKKTDMRDSEWISTLLRAGLLNGSFIPEKRIREFRDLNRYRKSIIRDITSQKNRIEKFLQSSGFRLSSFISDIFGASGKNIILHLIEHGQIDRTALDSCLKTKTRNHIDEILMSVNGTLSEHQKKFLKILMNHYDSLKEHLNEIEKDLEQDIEPFILQVQQLNSIYGISTTASCAIIAEIGVDMKPFKTAEHICSWAGLCPGNNESAGKRKSTSVTKGNPYIKSMLCEIAWVIAGKRNTYLSAWYWRIKQKKGAKKAIVALARKLLVIIYTMLKQGTLFDESCFEARRKNCEQKQLSRYIRELEKHGYHVEAQG from the coding sequence ATGAAAGACCTTCTGGAAATTTCCTGTGGGCTGGATGTCCACAAAGAAAAAATCGTTGCCTGTATCCTGACTGGCCCTTTGGGCAAGCCAACACATTCTGAAATTCGGGAATTCTCTACCCTGATCCCAGACATGATTGCCTTACGGGATTGGATCGTTTCCCGAAACTGCCATCATGTCGCTATGGAAAGCACGGGCATTTACTGGATGCCTATTTATGAGATACTAGAGGACGCATTCTCTGGTGATATTACTTTACTGGTTGTAAATGCACGCCATATGAAGAACGTTCCCGGCAAAAAAACAGACATGCGGGATTCCGAGTGGATTTCCACCCTGCTCCGCGCCGGACTTCTGAACGGCAGCTTTATTCCTGAAAAAAGAATCCGGGAATTCCGTGATCTAAACCGCTACCGCAAGAGTATCATCCGTGATATTACATCCCAGAAAAACAGGATTGAGAAATTTTTGCAAAGCTCCGGCTTTCGCCTGTCCTCTTTCATTTCTGACATTTTTGGTGCTTCCGGCAAGAACATCATCCTGCACTTGATCGAGCACGGGCAAATTGACCGGACTGCTTTGGACTCCTGCTTAAAAACAAAGACAAGAAACCATATAGATGAAATCCTCATGTCTGTAAATGGAACCCTCTCAGAACACCAGAAAAAATTCCTCAAAATCCTCATGAACCATTATGACTCCCTAAAAGAGCATCTGAATGAAATCGAAAAAGATCTCGAACAGGATATAGAACCGTTTATTCTTCAGGTGCAACAGCTGAATAGTATTTACGGGATAAGTACCACCGCTTCCTGTGCAATTATTGCTGAAATCGGTGTTGATATGAAACCATTTAAAACCGCAGAGCACATCTGTTCATGGGCTGGCTTGTGTCCCGGGAATAATGAAAGTGCCGGGAAGCGAAAGAGCACCTCTGTCACAAAAGGCAATCCATACATAAAAAGTATGCTTTGTGAAATTGCCTGGGTAATTGCCGGAAAACGGAATACCTATCTTTCTGCTTGGTATTGGAGAATCAAACAGAAAAAAGGTGCGAAAAAAGCAATTGTTGCACTTGCCAGGAAACTACTTGTCATCATTTACACCATGCTAAAACAGGGAACTCTTTTTGACGAATCCTGTTTTGAGGCTCGACGCAAAAACTGTGAGCAAAAGCAGCTTTCCCGCTATATACGGGAATTAGAGAAACATGGTTATCATGTAGAAGCCCAAGGTTAG